Sequence from the Scyliorhinus torazame isolate Kashiwa2021f chromosome 3, sScyTor2.1, whole genome shotgun sequence genome:
GATTCCGTCATCCCAGTTTTGCCTCGTCTTAAGTATTATTCAACGGTGTTATACAATACCTAAGGACTGATGGATATTGTGTGAATCTACTTTTACAATGTGCAGCATCCCTCTGCTCTCTTGGAGATTTGAAGGAAATTAACTTAGTGGAAAAGTTAGGAAACAAAGGCGTTCAGTGATGATTGAGTTAAATAAATATCTAggaagtgcacccccccccccccccccgccacccccatactCAAAACGGTCTCCAACATGAATATTTGTTTAACTGCGATATTCTTTTAGAGCCAATATTTCATTTTCGCATATTTGTCCTTTGTCCTGGTACAGAATTTACTGCAAAAACAAACGCCTACACATGGAGGAGGGCGAAGGGTCGCTCGGTGTTACCTCtaggtggagggaggggtgtgtaTTAGACGAATTTCCTTCTCACTGTCATCACGTTGGGCAAGATACGCGCAGAAAACGGCCGAGCGACGTAAGATAATGACCAACTCCGTCTGCATTATTGATCCAAGAATCAGATCTACTTCaagcacagtgagggtgggggagctACTTTGGCTGACAGAGATTAAGAAACGTGTTGCTCAAGGTAGAGAAAAAAACAACAGAGGTGATGCAGAATCAAAAGGCTGACATGGTCCTGGCTGTTTCTACTTCCACTAACATCAGACTGAGCATCAGCATGGAAAGGCACACTTCAGGGATCTATTAGCGATCTGACGTATCCTGGACGGCAGTATATATTAATTCACTCAGCCACCATTCGTTGAGGGAAAAGCCAATGATTTATAGAACTAAGAAAGTAACGACGTGTGTGTTCTGTGGGCTTAGATGATCTTTCCCTTTAAATAATGTAGCTTCGCCTGGAATTTGGAGCCCGGAGGATTGACACAACTTCTCCTTCAAGTCTCTCGGAATGGAAATGTTCAACAACAGCACCTTCTCAGACTCCGCTTTCAGCAAGGACAACCAGACCAACTTTTCAGAGGTGACGCTCACTTATCAGATCGTAACTTCCTTGTTTATCGGAACTATGATCCTTTGTTCCATCATTGGAAATACTTGTGTGATCGCAGCTATAGCACTGGAGCGCTCTCTCCAAAACGTAGCCAACTATTTAATAGGATCGCTGGCTGTGACAGACCTGATGGTTTCTGTGTTAGTGCTACCTATGGCTGCTTTGTACCAAGTTCTGAACAAATGGACCCTGGGACAGGTAACCTGTGACATTTTTATCTCTTTAGATGTGTTGTGCTGTACATCTTCTATCATGCACCTTTGCGCTATTGCTCTAGACAGGTACTGGGCTATCACTGACCCAATAGACTATGTCAATAAGAGGACTCCCAGACGAGCTGCTGTCCTGATCAGCCTGACATGGCTGATCGGTTTTTTAATTTCAATCCCTCCCATGTTGGGCTGGAGAACACCCGAAGACAGAGCCGACCCCGATGCTTGTAACATTAGTGTGGATCCCGGCTACACCATTTATTCCACCTTCGGCGCCTTTTACATCCCCCTGATATTGATGTTAGTCCTGTACGGGCGAATATTCAAAGCCGCCAGGTTCCGCATTCGCAAGACCGTGAAGAAATCGGAGAAGCAAAAAGTAGCAGACACTTGCTTGACTGTGTCCCCGGCCGCCATGCAGAAGAAAAACAACTGTGAGAACAGCAAGAACTGGAAGAGGAGCGTGGAGCCGAGGCCCGCCTGTATCAACGGGGCGATCCGGCATGGAGAAGAGGGCTCCGTCTTAGAAGTCATCGAAGTCCACCAAAACTCCAAAAGCTACCTTCACCTGCCCAGCAACACCAACAGCCAATCGACACCGTGCTTTGAGGCTCGCAATGACAAGAACATTGAAGCGAAGAGAAAGGTGGCCCTTGCCCGCGAGAGGAAGACTGTGAAAACTTTGGGCATCATTATGGGCACCTTCATATTTTGCTGGTTGCCATTCTTCATCGTGGCCCTGGTCTTGCCATTTTGTGGACAACAATGTTACATGCCAAAGTGGCTCCAATCTGTCATCAACTGGCAAGGCTACTCCAATTCACTCCTAAATCCCATCATATATGCTTATTTCAATAAGGATTTCCAAAGTGCTTTCAAGAAAATTATCAAATGCAAGTTCTGCAGACAATGATTCAATCATCATTTCGACGATCATAGTTCATCATTGCGACATATTTGAGCAGAAAAGTTCACAACATTTTAGCATGTATCAACTTTTAATATTTATTTGAATCTGCATTTGTGACTGGAGTTCGACTGGATTCATCCTGTTTCTGTAGGCAGGTGACTACATTTGTGCGGGCAGCTTTTAACAACATTGTCAATCAGGACAGAAAGTCTATTCAGTTTCAATGTTAGATTATTTACCTAATCATGGTGTCCCTGAATGTAATTGAGAAGTAACTGTGTTGTTCTGCGATttaatatattaaaaaaaacacagtCCTGGTCATTGCTGGTGAAGCCCAGTGCGTGACGGGATAAATTGCACCACTTACTGAAGGAAATTAATCGTGGGTTTAGCTAAATGTGCTTCGTTCCACAACCCATATAGCAGTTCTATGCTGTGTGTTGAGGTTTTCTGCTTGTCTTTATTTACTTTCGTGATTTTCGAAGTTGCAGATTTGGGTCTGTGATCGTTCGCAATCAGTAAAGTCACCATCACTTTAGAGAAAATAAAACTTGTCTGATAAAGAACATTCTCGCCTGTTTGCATTTATTGAATTGGCCTACATATCAGATGCAGCTAGACAACGCTTCATTCTAGTTAAACTATTGCCCGCTAACCTTGCTTTCTGACACACTTTCAGATGTTCACAAAGTGCTAGCCTGTTGTGTGGAACATAATTTGATTTAATATGAAAGATTCTATGGCAGAAAGCCATTGTGTGACGGCGAAGCCATCAAATGTATCTAGAAGGCAGTGAGATGCAGCGCTGTTTAAGCATAGTCCCAAATAGAGTGTGTGAAAACTCGATGAGGTTATACTGTAACATAGTGTTAGACAAAATAGCTGTGCCTTTCAAATAGTTTGTTCAACTGtgattctacgaactcaagttcaTTCCTTCATTAATGATAAATTATATTACAAGACTAGGCATGCTTGGGCCAGCGGATTGTACAGCAGACAAACTCGGAATCTTCTGAAAGGAGATATACATTGACCGACTCCAAGTCGTCTGTACCTGGGCAAAAGGTTTGCTCAGGACTTTGCCAGTAATTCAGACGAACCTTCTGCATTCGCTTCCATACAGTTCTCCCAGTTCACTGGGCTTCGATGTAACTTGGTTGTTACTAATCTTATTCTCCCCACGGTCCAcacgggaggggggcggggggacatcGGTGGCCGTACGGTAAGTTGTCTTCCAGGCATCCTTTACCGGGGGGCTGAGCTGAACTTCTGCTTTGAAAAAGATTCACAGgggctcgaaacgttaactctattttatctccccacagatgctgccaggcccccGCTGAGTTtgcccagcatgttctgttttattTCTGCTTCAAGCATAGTTCCCAGTAGCGGAGCTGAGATTGGAGAAGCCACTTGCGCGGGAATTCAGGCTATATTGCCGCTGCTCCGTGACTTCACCAAGTTGTCCACCCCCTTCCCATCCCAAACCCTCCCGGCACACTGCTGCTTGTTAACTTTCCCGTTTCCAATTGACTGCTCTGTCATCTGAACCCATGTTTGTCAAACAAAAGTTGGAACCAAACGAACAAAGATTGTGAAAGTGTTGCTGTTTTTCTTAACCCCCACTCCCAAACTGACTTCTGCCAATGGTCCGTTAGATTACGAGGAAAACTTGGTTAATGAGGAAACATTGGCGAATCAATGAATAGATTGGCATTTATTGAATAACTGCACGAGGAGGCAGTAAAGAGAATTGTAGGGAAATCGCCAAATCCAACAGGGTGAGTATCAACAACCCAATATGTTGcgaggagagcaaagagggaatatgagaaagctctggctggtaaagttagggaaaatcccaagatgtcCCATAAGTATTTCAATgagaagagggtaaccagggaaggagtagggcccattagggaccaacagggaaatctgtgggtggacattggtagggtgttgaacgaatatttcacacCTGTCTTCAACCAAGAGAATGAAGATGTAGATATGGCactcagagagagactgtgtggttcttgagcaaattgacatagggagttggcaggcttaaaagtggacaaatctcctggTCCAGATTAATtgtatcccaggttgctgtgggaagcaagggaggagattacaggggcTTTGACCCAAATCTTtagttcctctctggccacaggggaggtgccagaggactagtggtcccactatttaagaagggttgtagagataagccagggaactacagaccagtgagtctcacgtcagtggaagGGAGACTAttgaagaaaattctgaaggagagaatctatttccacttggagaggcaaggtttgatcattgatagtcagcatgactttgtcagagggaggacaTGCCTAACAGATTTGATCaaattttttgagggggtgaccaggtgtgtagatgagggtagtgcagttgatgtatttatatggatttcagcaaagcttttgggGAGGCTACACCTGGttaactgtgtgcaattctggtcaccatattataaagaAGGATATGAttggactggagggggtgcagaggagattcgccaaaatattgcctgggatggaacatttaagtaatgaagagaggttggataggcttgggttgtttttgttggagcagagaagactgagggatgcctgtttgaggtatacaagatcatgaggggcatggacagggtggatagggagcagctgttccccttagttgaaggatcagtcaTGAGAAGACACAAGtgcaaggtgaggagcaggaggtttagagggttgtGAGGAAAACCTTTGTACCCACAGGGTGGtgataatctggaatgcactgcctgggtataggcaggttgcctcacatccttaagAAGTACCTGGATGGGCACTTGGCACGCATTAACATTCAAagctattggccaagtgctggcaaatggaattaggtaggCAGATCAAGAGGTTTTCAtgtgtcgttgcagactcgatgggccgaaggacctcttctgcattgtattttctgtgattctgtgatgttcCATTGCTCGCGAACGGTGCTCTCTAACAACAGTTAACAAGGGAATGGCAGGTTTTGTTGTTTCCCGGACAACATTGATATAAGTAATAAAGATAACCCCATCAGATAAAGTGTTGATATGCTGAAACGTAAAGAAACGGATGACTGCCAAGCCAAGTCTAGTTTTTGCCTGAAATTGTGATGTGGAGGTGGCAAATCTTTCAACAATCCCTTTGGAAGAAACCCAGAATCTCTAACAAAATCCGCTAACTGTAAAATAATGTTTCTGAAAACGAGGTTGGTAGataacccatcacccccccccaccctctctgttTATTCCAGACATATTCAAGCGCTCTTCTAATTTCAATTAGTGTTTAGATTTCAAGCTACATAGAGACAAACAAGAATTATTTGTCTAGAATAAAATAGTGTTCAGTACAGTAAGAAAAAGAAGATTTTAGACTACTGTTTAAGAATCATGGACTACTTTACAGTAATGGGTCGCCCCTCGAGAATTGGAACAGACTGATTAGTAAAATCAGGAATGGGAGGATTGGTCCCATTATATTCTGTACCATGATCACCAAATAAACAATCAAGCGCTTGTACTTTGGTTATGATGGTTGATTAATCTATCCAACTAAATATCATATTTCTATATGTTAATGGGCTGCAGTGCTGTGAAGAGCTGAACCCAGTTCACAGTTAAATACTTCTGTAGAAAATCAAAGTAAATGGTCTTTTAACCACAATTGTCAAAAGCTCTAGGTAATACCTTTAATCCATAAAGGAGAAAGTGTAAGTTAAAACAATGATTTGACTTTTGTGAGTAGTGTATCTTGAGTTCCATTGAACCCTTTGCGGCATAGATGGAGGACATTTTGCCTATCCTGCCTGTGCCGGCTCTTTGCTTGAATAATACGAATGAAACCAATTGCTCTCCGAGTGCCTCTCCctttgttttcttttaaaatttgcAATGTTCTCTACCTCCGTTATTTCACGTGCGAAACCATTCCACTCACTCTTTATAAATCACATTTTCTTAATCTGCCTTTGACATCTCTGCCCTTGCAAGTTATTATCTTCCAACCTTCCTTTCTTCTCCAAAGCACTTGAACGTGTTTTCTTCCCAAACCAAGCCCACCTTTCCCTTCAATTTTATCTTTGAATCCCTCTAAATAAGTTTTGTTGCCTACCACAATACTGAAAAGatccttatcaaagtcacaaattacacACCATGTGACTATGACCATAGTAAATTATACTCTCCTCATCCTTTACAACCTGTATGCAGCCTTCACCATTGTTAACACCATTTGCCTTCTGTTTCTCTCTTCTGAACTCCACTGATACGGGACTGCCCTCACCAGATTCCATTCCTATCTATGCAGTCATAGTCAGGGAATCACTTGCACTGGCTTTTCTTTCCGCTCACCCACTATTACGTCTGCAGTCTCTCCAAGAATCTATCCTCGGCCCTTCCAACTAGATCGGCCATGATTcatttgaatggtggagcgggtgcGAGGAATCAAACTCCTGCTCTTAACATTTGTATGATCCTGCATTCTGCCCACTTTCCCCGGTATGTGGAAGGGTGGGATTGAAGGAGTTTGGGGATCACCGCTGTGTTTGGGGAGTAAGTAATTCAGAAGTTGTTGAGGTTGTTGAGAAGCTACTTAAGATGTCATTTATTATTGAATCCTAGATTTCGCAGCTATGCAAACTGCTTACTGACTTGTCAGCAAATCGTTGGTGTTACTGGAGCCCAAGTAGCTGAATAGGTAGCACCCCTGCCTGTGATCTAGAAGGTCCAGGTTCAAGTCCGACTCCAGGACTTCTTGGCCAAGTAAAGTGCATTCATATAACTCAAAGCAGGCTACGAATcagcctgcaaaatccttccatgcTCCACACCATCTTACCAGGGAGAAAAGCGTATGAAGATAAACAAACTAGGTTTACTGAGGGGCGGTCACAGTAAGAAGAGCTTATTGTGAAACTGACAAGCTGTGAAGGCTTCATTCAGTTACACTGAGAACTCAGGTTGAGAACCAGGGCCTGGTTGGAGGCTGCTGTTCAAAGTACATCTTCTCTCGGAGTGCTTTCACAGCCTGATAGGTGGTTTCCAAcattggaggcagggtcattgagtaattttaaggcagaggtagaatcTTGacaaacaagggagtcaaaggttattgcggGAAGGATTAATATGGAATggtagttacaatcagatcagccatgatctaattaaatgggggagcaggcttgagggaccaaatggcctactcatgctcctaatttTTATGCTTGTTGGTGAGCTGTTAATTGGTTGATTCCGGTAAAGAGCAACGGGAAGGCCCACTAATCAAGAGGTTGGGTTAGCACGAATGGCCCGGCCATGCTCCTGCCAGTAAGATTCCACCTTTGTAATCTGGTTAAAAGAGAACTAGGATCTGGCTAGACAGCCAAGACAGTCCTTGTAACAGATAATAGGTAAAAGCATGAAAGAAAGGTGAGAAACAAGAAACATGTGAATAAATCGGATAGTCGGGAGTGGGGGGCATCAAGTTTGAAGTGGAAATTGAAGAATCTGGTGGAATATGGCAAGGTTGGATGTTCCAAAGAGAAGATAGGAGGCTGACATTGTGGGTGCAGAACCCTCCACCAGCACAATGTTCTGATAAAAGGTTTACAAATATGCAATCTCAGTTCAAATACATTTTTGCCAATAAGATGCTACAAAGTATGTAAAACTTTATGAAACATTTTATTTCCCTTTCCAAGCCAGTAATTGCatcagctttggcaaagagtcagaACTGAAACATTAACCCAGCTTTCTGCTTCAGGTGGTGGTCAGTTTGAtgtgtattttcagcattttctccatATTCAGTTGCAGATTATCTTGTTATATGTGATTTTGATTACATACTGTCCTAATCAATTGCATAAAATTCCTTCCACGGCATAAAACATTTTTTCAAGGATCTGAGGACACTTTTCTCATGCCTGGAAAACACTGTACCTAAAAATTAGATGATCTCGATTTTGGATGGACAAATAGATTTTGTCTGAATTATTGTACCAGCAGTAAAAACATTTAATGCAGCTTTTCTCCAAAATACCTAAAGTTTCTGAAGAAGCCAATGCAATGCATTGGCCTCTGGATAGAGAAATGTGGGTTCAGCAGATTTGAGTTAATCTGTAAGTTCCCTCACCCTTTCTAAACAGGGACAAGAGAGGTGTACACATGGGTGCTGGCAGCGATAAACCGAGCACCACTCACCAGCAACCAAATGCTGATTTAAGTTTGACATTGGAGTGAAGCTTATTTGAAGTTTGCACTCTGCTAACCTTACATATCCAGTTTAAGTAGAGATCAAGCAGGTGTGCTTTGAGTAACTAGATGTGAATTAGGTTGCACAGTTTATATGAAGTTGAAACTGAAACAGACTCGTATTGATTGAATAGCATAATATAATTGATTTACTGACTATATGTATAAAACACATTCCCACAGCATATCACAGGACTTTATAATGCAATCAATACAGTAATGCATTTAATGAATTAATTCATTTTACTTAGTGCATCATTTATTCACCTGCGCTCCTTAAATGTAAGCAATTAAACAAATAACAATCAGcttacctcctgattccccaaagactTCCGACCATTTATAAAGCGCAAGTCAAGATTCAAATGAAATACTCTCTAtttatctggatgagtgcagctccaacaatacttaagAAACCAGACACCATCCtgtacaaagcagctcacttgattggcaccccatctagtgcctttaacattcactccctctaccaccagtGCAATGCTGCAGCAGGGTGTACCACCCAGAGGAGGCACTGTGGCAACTCACTGAGATCCCTttagcaacaccttccaaactcacaaccccaCCATCAAGAAGAACAAGGGTATCAGTGGATGGAAACACCACTGTGGTGATATGTGCATATGCATATCTGCATATAACTGTACATTGTTATGTTTGGTCTTCTATGCGTTgcacgactgttcacctgtatgccttactaccatctcctactaccatctcctacaaccatctggtgatggccggatgtgtctccacttatatgGGAGTCCCTGGTTACATAACCACGGTCTTaagactgcatggtgtgtctgcactgccacctactggttggaggtcacacaccattcATCTATTATATTGcctataggcatatcaccacatcccccttcctcacaaacCATGAAGATTTGTTTACAAGCAACTTTGATTGTTTTAACTTTATACAATCATGATATTGTCTAACAATGTGAATGAGTTTAACTAGGGTGTCCATCTTGAGCTTCAGCGTCTTCCAGCGCGTTGAGTCAcctcaggttgcagttcaccagATCGGTCTGCCCGCCGAATTCCTAACTTTGTCACTGCCATCGTTAccttcaaatcttcagcactcttggtactatgttgtgtttggtcttctatgccttgcaaaggaatccaccaaacaccttgacttgtccaaactaggatctttattgaatcacacatggtaagatagcgatctgttacagagcaagttatcatggagtttctttgtactcctctggaactacacctagcatgAATGTTCACCTGTCTGTCTTACTACCATCTCTTGCAACCATCTGGTGATGGCCAGACGTTTATCCACTTTTATGGGAGTCCCCAGTCACATGACCTCAGTCTTGAGGCCACATGGTGCGTCTACACCGCCACtcactggttggaggttgcacaccgtccatctatgatattgcctaTAGGCATATCACCACGTGCAGAATTGCACCAATGTATATATCTGTATATAACAAGAACAGTATATATATCTAATGATCAATACATGTAGTGACAGtcatgacctcctgccagtaggtggaacCAGACACCCATAGAGACACATATATATACCAGGGGACAGACGAGACAGGGCACTTGGTAGTAGGATGGAAATCAAGACAGGTGCATCTCACCTTAGCTCCACCTGACGTAGACATAATTGT
This genomic interval carries:
- the htr1aa gene encoding 5-hydroxytryptamine (serotonin) receptor 1A a — protein: MEMFNNSTFSDSAFSKDNQTNFSEVTLTYQIVTSLFIGTMILCSIIGNTCVIAAIALERSLQNVANYLIGSLAVTDLMVSVLVLPMAALYQVLNKWTLGQVTCDIFISLDVLCCTSSIMHLCAIALDRYWAITDPIDYVNKRTPRRAAVLISLTWLIGFLISIPPMLGWRTPEDRADPDACNISVDPGYTIYSTFGAFYIPLILMLVLYGRIFKAARFRIRKTVKKSEKQKVADTCLTVSPAAMQKKNNCENSKNWKRSVEPRPACINGAIRHGEEGSVLEVIEVHQNSKSYLHLPSNTNSQSTPCFEARNDKNIEAKRKVALARERKTVKTLGIIMGTFIFCWLPFFIVALVLPFCGQQCYMPKWLQSVINWQGYSNSLLNPIIYAYFNKDFQSAFKKIIKCKFCRQ